A region from the Acyrthosiphon pisum isolate AL4f chromosome A1, pea_aphid_22Mar2018_4r6ur, whole genome shotgun sequence genome encodes:
- the LOC100160359 gene encoding MOG interacting and ectopic P-granules protein 1 isoform X1, producing MADTEIEQITETDLSVKLNGNIRENTEQLKQSIDSQKTNKMIDKNEQNHGSSLNSDKSLIESRKSLSNCSNNGEDDYCEINDEDNDSEDEHQINNTDCKSDNSIIEDDQTLDSENATINSDDLCDPENSYNGTKEINSNDNEEQMEVDDTVDEQKTEDDEQMDDEDEDDDEEDEIIDQNDTESRSNEIKKSLEDSRINLDKSVTIVKVPDPKQNSGSSGKKKMKSLPDITLTPRRSTRNLNKLKSFSDKDEEKKDSVIVDDNTKILPQKSPMITKPIVVNDTKKLVEIAAGTKQKSNKKEPTLVIIDTNMLTGRSNLPIAVSVQSNTPNNAMNVTQTVSKSIQNSYNRVQHSQTTIKPFILTTTPTPVTVPTNVPKPPIILPTLTDDMFVVEAPSFIVPYVYEKPPKKPLKEFVEKIVKIKVAKEDEDENQCDESLDKKNENNQKEKSNKKSETNENMDVDESENEVSGCEKKTDGCKENSPKNNENGDEKMLDESESTKKDDSISKNLSESTDLKKSNSITDLTVDSDEKKTDVVKPKIQSPNYFENPLGKFFMQIGVNLVQEHVQLDLLRTQRRKRDREGDKCPQEVHMAISSLIKTLEFSKENNDPFQFGLKKCELCNFKSESSLVMAHHLETPHMTANYCYRCNFCTFQVRSPHEILQHMDTHNIRGRLERGPALHQCPSCPFEDSYKGKLTRHLISCSKKYRPEINQAPPLDWEPPAKIPRVLRNKPSMSPGNAVYQAAMSGFKQFPNPNMLQLQQQQYNKMVLASGVRARGRTVLPGQRFPGMVPSFPTTLPNQTSGGILLKNTSIKPINQPIIVPTSYSMSNHTYQQNSNSSKSVQQPSISITPLPRSFPSNSTQSAFVSTISKSKPQQTQSSSTSTNSSNKPTFVICEICDGYIKDLEQLRNHMQWIHKVKIHPKMIYNRPPLNCQKCQFRFFTDQGLERHLLGSHGLVTSSMQEAANKGKDGGRCPVCGRVYQWKLLNHVSRDHSISLKPAHLSYKCTVCTATFGMYKQFENHVYSAHSNVAKNSNKKPLGNQPIASSSSSSTSITSSPKPLKINDEITIIPQPPKIQNLSVKSSNSNKQVTSAGKQSSTLTAKAKV from the exons ATGGCAGACACAGAAATTGAACAAATAACTGAAACGGATTTAA GTGTCAAATTAAATGGTAATATTCGTGAAAATACTGAACAGCTTAAACAATCGATTGATTcacaaaaaaccaataaaatgaTTGATAAGAATGAACAGAACCATGGTTCTAGTTTAAATTCTGATAAAAGTCTTATAGAAAGTAGAAAATCTTTATCGAATTGTAGTAATAACGGTGAAGATGATTACTGTGAAATAAATGATGAAGATAATGATAGTGAAGATGaacatcaaattaataatacagaCTGTAAATcagataatagtattatagaagATGATCAGACTCTTGACAGTGAAAATGCAACTATAAATAGTGACGATTTGTGTGATCCAGAAAACAGTTATAATGGTACCAAAGAAATAAATAGCAATGACAATGAAGAACAAATGGAAGTCGATGATACAGTCGATGAACAAAAAACAGAAGATGATGAACAAATGGATGATGAAGATGAAGATGACGACGAAGAAGATGAAATAATTGATCAAAACGATACTGAAAGTAGGTCAAATgagataaaaaaatcattagaaGATTCTAGAATTAATCTTGATAAATCTGTGACTATAGTTAAAGTTCCAGATCCAAAGCAAAATTCTGGTAgtagtggtaaaaaaaaaatgaaaagtttaCCTGACATAACTTTAACTCCACGTAGAAGTACACGGAATTTAAACAAACTCAAAAGTTTTAGTGATAAAGACGAAGAGAAGAAAGATAGTGTAATAGTAGATGACAACACTAAAATTTTACCTCAGAAATCACCAATGATAACCAAACCAATTGTTGTTAATGACACTAAAAAATTGGTGGAAATAGCTGCtggaacaaaacaaaaaagtaataaaaaagaaCCGACCTTAGTTATCATTGATACTAACATGTTAACAGGACGAAGTAACTTACCTATTGCGGTGTCTGTGCAATCAAATACTCCAAATAATGCAATGAATGTCACTCAAACCGTTAGTAAATCGATTCAAAATTCCTATAATCGAGTACAACACTCGCAAACTACAATCAAGCCTTTCATATTAACTACTACACCAACTCCTGTTACAGTACCTACAAATGTTCCGAAACCTCCAATTATATTACCAACGCTAACTGATGATATGTTTGTTGTTGAAGCTCCGTCTTTTATTGTGCCTTATGTCTATGAAAAGCCAccaaaaaaaccattaaaagaatttgttgaaaaaatcgtaaaaataaaagttgctAAAGAAGATGAAGACGAAAATCAATGTGATGAATCTTTAGATAAGAAAAACGAAAATAACCAGAAAGAAAAGAGTAATAAAAAATCGGAAACTAATGAAAATATGGATGTTGATGAGTCAGAAAATGAAGTGTCTGGTtgcgaaaaaaaaacagatgGTTGTAAAGAAAATAGtcctaaaaataatgaaaatggtGATGAGAAAATGTTAGATGAATCAGAAAGTACTAAAAAAGATGATTCAATTTCCAAAAATTTGTCTGAATcaacagatttaaaaaaaagcaatagCATTACCGATCTCACTGTTGACTCTGATGAAAAGAAAACTGATGTTGTTAAACCAAAGATTCAAAGTCCCAACTACTTTGAAAATCCATTAGGTAAGTTTTTCATGCAAATAGGTGTAAACCTTGTTCAAGAGCATGTTCAACTTGATCTATTACGTACTCAGAGAAGAAAAAGAGATCGCGAAGGTGATAAATGTCCCCAAGAAGTTCACATGGCTATTAGttctttaattaaaactttagaGTTTAGTAAAGAGAATAATGATCCATTCcaatttggtttaaaaaaatgtgaactatgtaattttaaatccGAATCAAGTTTAGTAATGGCTCATCATTTAGAGACTCCACATATGACAGCCAATTACTGCTATAGatgtaatttttgtactttCCAAGTACGCAGTCCTCATGAAATATTACAACACAtggatacacataatattagagGGCGCTTAGAAAGAGGTCCAGCTTTACATCAATGTCCAAGTTGTCCATTTGAAGATAGTTATAAGGGTAAATTAACAAGACATTTGATTTCTTGTTCGAAAAAATATCGACCGGAAATCAATCAG GCACCTCCATTAGATTGGGAACCTCCAGCAAAAATACCCAGGGTATTGCGAAATAAACCTTCAATGAGTCCTGGTAATGCTGTTTACCAAGCAGCTATGTCTGGATTTAAACAATTTCCCAATCCTAATATGTTGCAATTACAAcagcaacaatataataaaatggttcTTGCTTCTGGTGTTAGAGCTCGTGGCCGTACTGTTTTACCAGGACAGCGGTTTCCAGGAATGGTGCCTTCCTTTCCAACTACACTGCCAAATCAAACTTCTGGAG GAATTTTGCTTAAGAATACTAGTATCAAACCAATCAATCAACCAATTATTGTCCCTACATCATATTCAATGAGCAATCACACATATcag caaaatTCAAATAGTAGTAAATCTGTTCAACAGCCAAGTATATCTATAACACCTCTGCCTCGATCATTTCCATCAAATAGCACACAGTCAGCTTTTGTGTCTACCATATCTAAATCCAAGCCCCAACAAACTCAGTCGTCATCCACTTCAACTAATAGTAGCAACAAACCAACTTTTGTAATATGTGAAATATGTGATGGCTACATTAAAGACCTAGAACAATTGCGTAACCATATGCAGTGGATACATAAAGTGAAAATTCATCCAAAGATGATTTATAATCGACCACCGCTTAACTGTCAAAAGTGTCAGTTTAGATTTTTTACTGATCAAGGTCTTGAAAGACATTTACTAGGATCACATGGTTTGGTCACATCTAGTATGCAGGAAGCTGCTAACAAGGGCAAAGATGGTggaag atGTCCAGTATGTGGTAGAGTTTATCAATGGAAGTTGTTAAACCATGTAAGCCGTGACCACTCTATATCATTAAAGCCAGCGCATTTATCTTACAAATGTACTGTTTGCACTGCAACATTTGGCATGTATAAACAGTTTGAAAACCATGTATATTCAGCACACAGTAATGTAGCTAAAAACTCGAACAAGAAACCTCTTGGTAATCAACCTATAGCTTCTTCGTCTTCTTCATCAACTTCTATAACATCTTCGCCAAAG ccattaaaaataaatgacgaAATTACCATAATACCACAACCACCTAAGATTCAAAATTTGTCTGTTAAaagtagtaatagtaataaacaaGTTACATCAGCTGGAAAACAAAGTTCAACTCTGACAGCAAAGGCCAaa gtgtaa
- the LOC100160359 gene encoding MOG interacting and ectopic P-granules protein 1 isoform X2, which produces MADTEIEQITETDLSVKLNGNIRENTEQLKQSIDSQKTNKMIDKNEQNHGSSLNSDKSLIESRKSLSNCSNNGEDDYCEINDEDNDSEDEHQINNTDCKSDNSIIEDDQTLDSENATINSDDLCDPENSYNGTKEINSNDNEEQMEVDDTVDEQKTEDDEQMDDEDEDDDEEDEIIDQNDTESRSNEIKKSLEDSRINLDKSVTIVKVPDPKQNSGSSGKKKMKSLPDITLTPRRSTRNLNKLKSFSDKDEEKKDSVIVDDNTKILPQKSPMITKPIVVNDTKKLVEIAAGTKQKSNKKEPTLVIIDTNMLTGRSNLPIAVSVQSNTPNNAMNVTQTVSKSIQNSYNRVQHSQTTIKPFILTTTPTPVTVPTNVPKPPIILPTLTDDMFVVEAPSFIVPYVYEKPPKKPLKEFVEKIVKIKVAKEDEDENQCDESLDKKNENNQKEKSNKKSETNENMDVDESENEVSGCEKKTDGCKENSPKNNENGDEKMLDESESTKKDDSISKNLSESTDLKKSNSITDLTVDSDEKKTDVVKPKIQSPNYFENPLGKFFMQIGVNLVQEHVQLDLLRTQRRKRDREGDKCPQEVHMAISSLIKTLEFSKENNDPFQFGLKKCELCNFKSESSLVMAHHLETPHMTANYCYRCNFCTFQVRSPHEILQHMDTHNIRGRLERGPALHQCPSCPFEDSYKGKLTRHLISCSKKYRPEINQAPPLDWEPPAKIPRVLRNKPSMSPGNAVYQAAMSGFKQFPNPNMLQLQQQQYNKMVLASGVRARGRTVLPGQRFPGMVPSFPTTLPNQTSGGILLKNTSIKPINQPIIVPTSYSMSNHTYQQNSNSSKSVQQPSISITPLPRSFPSNSTQSAFVSTISKSKPQQTQSSSTSTNSSNKPTFVICEICDGYIKDLEQLRNHMQWIHKVKIHPKMIYNRPPLNCQKCQFRFFTDQGLERHLLGSHGLVTSSMQEAANKGKDGGRCPVCGRVYQWKLLNHVSRDHSISLKPAHLSYKCTVCTATFGMYKQFENHVYSAHSNVAKNSNKKPLGNQPIASSSSSSTSITSSPKPLKINDEITIIPQPPKIQNLSVKSSNSNKQVTSAGKQSSTLTAKAKF; this is translated from the exons ATGGCAGACACAGAAATTGAACAAATAACTGAAACGGATTTAA GTGTCAAATTAAATGGTAATATTCGTGAAAATACTGAACAGCTTAAACAATCGATTGATTcacaaaaaaccaataaaatgaTTGATAAGAATGAACAGAACCATGGTTCTAGTTTAAATTCTGATAAAAGTCTTATAGAAAGTAGAAAATCTTTATCGAATTGTAGTAATAACGGTGAAGATGATTACTGTGAAATAAATGATGAAGATAATGATAGTGAAGATGaacatcaaattaataatacagaCTGTAAATcagataatagtattatagaagATGATCAGACTCTTGACAGTGAAAATGCAACTATAAATAGTGACGATTTGTGTGATCCAGAAAACAGTTATAATGGTACCAAAGAAATAAATAGCAATGACAATGAAGAACAAATGGAAGTCGATGATACAGTCGATGAACAAAAAACAGAAGATGATGAACAAATGGATGATGAAGATGAAGATGACGACGAAGAAGATGAAATAATTGATCAAAACGATACTGAAAGTAGGTCAAATgagataaaaaaatcattagaaGATTCTAGAATTAATCTTGATAAATCTGTGACTATAGTTAAAGTTCCAGATCCAAAGCAAAATTCTGGTAgtagtggtaaaaaaaaaatgaaaagtttaCCTGACATAACTTTAACTCCACGTAGAAGTACACGGAATTTAAACAAACTCAAAAGTTTTAGTGATAAAGACGAAGAGAAGAAAGATAGTGTAATAGTAGATGACAACACTAAAATTTTACCTCAGAAATCACCAATGATAACCAAACCAATTGTTGTTAATGACACTAAAAAATTGGTGGAAATAGCTGCtggaacaaaacaaaaaagtaataaaaaagaaCCGACCTTAGTTATCATTGATACTAACATGTTAACAGGACGAAGTAACTTACCTATTGCGGTGTCTGTGCAATCAAATACTCCAAATAATGCAATGAATGTCACTCAAACCGTTAGTAAATCGATTCAAAATTCCTATAATCGAGTACAACACTCGCAAACTACAATCAAGCCTTTCATATTAACTACTACACCAACTCCTGTTACAGTACCTACAAATGTTCCGAAACCTCCAATTATATTACCAACGCTAACTGATGATATGTTTGTTGTTGAAGCTCCGTCTTTTATTGTGCCTTATGTCTATGAAAAGCCAccaaaaaaaccattaaaagaatttgttgaaaaaatcgtaaaaataaaagttgctAAAGAAGATGAAGACGAAAATCAATGTGATGAATCTTTAGATAAGAAAAACGAAAATAACCAGAAAGAAAAGAGTAATAAAAAATCGGAAACTAATGAAAATATGGATGTTGATGAGTCAGAAAATGAAGTGTCTGGTtgcgaaaaaaaaacagatgGTTGTAAAGAAAATAGtcctaaaaataatgaaaatggtGATGAGAAAATGTTAGATGAATCAGAAAGTACTAAAAAAGATGATTCAATTTCCAAAAATTTGTCTGAATcaacagatttaaaaaaaagcaatagCATTACCGATCTCACTGTTGACTCTGATGAAAAGAAAACTGATGTTGTTAAACCAAAGATTCAAAGTCCCAACTACTTTGAAAATCCATTAGGTAAGTTTTTCATGCAAATAGGTGTAAACCTTGTTCAAGAGCATGTTCAACTTGATCTATTACGTACTCAGAGAAGAAAAAGAGATCGCGAAGGTGATAAATGTCCCCAAGAAGTTCACATGGCTATTAGttctttaattaaaactttagaGTTTAGTAAAGAGAATAATGATCCATTCcaatttggtttaaaaaaatgtgaactatgtaattttaaatccGAATCAAGTTTAGTAATGGCTCATCATTTAGAGACTCCACATATGACAGCCAATTACTGCTATAGatgtaatttttgtactttCCAAGTACGCAGTCCTCATGAAATATTACAACACAtggatacacataatattagagGGCGCTTAGAAAGAGGTCCAGCTTTACATCAATGTCCAAGTTGTCCATTTGAAGATAGTTATAAGGGTAAATTAACAAGACATTTGATTTCTTGTTCGAAAAAATATCGACCGGAAATCAATCAG GCACCTCCATTAGATTGGGAACCTCCAGCAAAAATACCCAGGGTATTGCGAAATAAACCTTCAATGAGTCCTGGTAATGCTGTTTACCAAGCAGCTATGTCTGGATTTAAACAATTTCCCAATCCTAATATGTTGCAATTACAAcagcaacaatataataaaatggttcTTGCTTCTGGTGTTAGAGCTCGTGGCCGTACTGTTTTACCAGGACAGCGGTTTCCAGGAATGGTGCCTTCCTTTCCAACTACACTGCCAAATCAAACTTCTGGAG GAATTTTGCTTAAGAATACTAGTATCAAACCAATCAATCAACCAATTATTGTCCCTACATCATATTCAATGAGCAATCACACATATcag caaaatTCAAATAGTAGTAAATCTGTTCAACAGCCAAGTATATCTATAACACCTCTGCCTCGATCATTTCCATCAAATAGCACACAGTCAGCTTTTGTGTCTACCATATCTAAATCCAAGCCCCAACAAACTCAGTCGTCATCCACTTCAACTAATAGTAGCAACAAACCAACTTTTGTAATATGTGAAATATGTGATGGCTACATTAAAGACCTAGAACAATTGCGTAACCATATGCAGTGGATACATAAAGTGAAAATTCATCCAAAGATGATTTATAATCGACCACCGCTTAACTGTCAAAAGTGTCAGTTTAGATTTTTTACTGATCAAGGTCTTGAAAGACATTTACTAGGATCACATGGTTTGGTCACATCTAGTATGCAGGAAGCTGCTAACAAGGGCAAAGATGGTggaag atGTCCAGTATGTGGTAGAGTTTATCAATGGAAGTTGTTAAACCATGTAAGCCGTGACCACTCTATATCATTAAAGCCAGCGCATTTATCTTACAAATGTACTGTTTGCACTGCAACATTTGGCATGTATAAACAGTTTGAAAACCATGTATATTCAGCACACAGTAATGTAGCTAAAAACTCGAACAAGAAACCTCTTGGTAATCAACCTATAGCTTCTTCGTCTTCTTCATCAACTTCTATAACATCTTCGCCAAAG ccattaaaaataaatgacgaAATTACCATAATACCACAACCACCTAAGATTCAAAATTTGTCTGTTAAaagtagtaatagtaataaacaaGTTACATCAGCTGGAAAACAAAGTTCAACTCTGACAGCAAAGGCCAaa ttttga